A genomic segment from Cygnus atratus isolate AKBS03 ecotype Queensland, Australia chromosome Z, CAtr_DNAZoo_HiC_assembly, whole genome shotgun sequence encodes:
- the GIN1 gene encoding gypsy retrotransposon integrase-like protein 1 isoform X1 yields the protein MVRSGKNGGLHLKQIAYYKRTGEYHPTTLSSERSGIRRAAKKFVFKENKLFYVGKDRKQMRLVIVSDEEKKKVLAKCHENAAGTHHGISRTLTLVESNYYWTSVTNDVKQWVYACQHCQVAKNTTTTTPKPHPIKAEDPWTAVTVALVGPFNVTSRSHKYIIIMIDLFTKWAVILPLHDTSAAEIAKAIISVFFLYGPPQKMPIDQGKELAHQINKELFALFGMKQIVLSYPQTDEVNERTCKTIKAFLNKYCTDHPNDWDEHLSAIAYAFNLTNLEPDQTTPYFQMFNRNPYVVEPMNVCMEEDNMFAKIFEATKRASQALEEEKTSDCQVEKTSSDEQKNRNKITVKKKPKQLNTLQLKVGHEVLRQRKNWWKDGRFQSEWVGPCIIDYITDNGSAILRDATGSRLKRPIKMSHLKPYIRGSNEKDNHYFLQGAVVVDHDYIGVSERPYNPSQQDPIAEEEINAYARGVMSAAQMPPSACKDQDSTDGKHQSEATEDHCIEPNNAKPEQWPSPCWTLQTKIEDT from the exons aaaataaattgttctatgtcggaaaagacagaaaacaaatgcgCCTGGTAATTGTTTcagatgaagagaagaaaaaggttcTTGCGAAATGCCATGAAAATGCTGCAGGCACTCATCACGGTATATCAAGGACACTGACTTTAGTGGAATCTAATTACTACTGGACCTCTGTAACAAATGATGTCAAACAGTGG GTATATGCATGCCAGCATTGCCAAGTGGCAAAGAATACGACCACCACCACACCCAAACCGCACCCTATCAAAGCAGAGGACCCCTGGACAGCAGTCACTGTAGCCCTAGTGGGACCTTTTAATGTTACCAGCAGAAGCCACAAGTATATCATAATCATGATAGATTTGTTCACAAAATGGGCTGTTATTTTGCCTCTGCATGAcacttcagcagctgaaattgCTAAGGCAATCATcagtgtatttttcttatatggACCACCTCAAAAAATGCCTATTGATCAAGGGAAGGAGCTTGCTCATCAG ataaaCAAAGAACTATTTGCACTGTTTGGAATGAAACAAATAGTATTGTCTTATCCTCAGACTGATGAAGTAAATGAAAGAACATGCAAGACAATCAAAGCTTTCCTTAACAAATACTGCACAGACCATCCAAATGATTGGGATGAACATTTGTCTGCTATTGCCTATGCTTTCAATTTGACTAATTTG GAGCCAGATCAAACCACTCCCTATTTCCAAATGTTTAATCGTAACCCGTATGTTGTTGAACCAATGAATGTATGTATGGAAGAAGATAATATGtttgccaaaatatttgaaGCAACCAAAAGAGCCAGTCAAGcactggaagaagagaaaacctCAGATTGTCAG GTGGAGAAAACGTCTTcagatgaacagaaaaacagaaacaaaatcactgTCAAAAAGAAGCCAAAGCAATTAAATACCCTTCAACTTAAAGTTGGTCATGAAGTcctcagacaaagaaaaaactggTGGAAAGATGGTCGTTTCCAGTCAGAGTGGGTCGGTCCTTGTATTATAGATTATATCACAGATAATGGTTCTGCAATATTAAGAGATGCTACAGGATCCAGGTTGAAAAGACCCATCAAGATGTCTCACCTCAAGCCATACATAAGAGGGTCCAATGAAAAAG ACAACCACTACTTCTTACAAGGTGCAGTAGTTGTTGACCATGATTATATTGGCGTATCTGAAAGACCATATAATCCAAGCCAGCAAGACCCTATTgctgaagaggaaataaatgccTATGCGAGAGGAGTCATGTCTGCTGCGCAAATGCCACCTTCAGCCTGCAAAGACCAAGATTCAACAGATGGTAAACATCAGTCTGAGGCGACAGAAGATCATTGCATTGAACCAAACAATGCAAAGCCAGAGCAATGGCCTTCACCTTGCTGGACACTTCAGACCAAGATAGAAGACACTTAA
- the GIN1 gene encoding gypsy retrotransposon integrase-like protein 1 isoform X2, translated as MVRSGKNGGLHLKQIAYYKRTGEYHPTTLSSERSGIRRAAKKFVFKENKLFYVGKDRKQMRLVIVSDEEKKKVLAKCHENAAGTHHGISRTLTLVESNYYWTSVTNDVKQWVYACQHCQVAKNTTTTTPKPHPIKAEDPWTAVTVALVGPFNVTSRSHKYIIIMIDLFTKWAVILPLHDTSAAEIAKAIISVFFLYGPPQKMPIDQGKELAHQTDEVNERTCKTIKAFLNKYCTDHPNDWDEHLSAIAYAFNLTNLEPDQTTPYFQMFNRNPYVVEPMNVCMEEDNMFAKIFEATKRASQALEEEKTSDCQVEKTSSDEQKNRNKITVKKKPKQLNTLQLKVGHEVLRQRKNWWKDGRFQSEWVGPCIIDYITDNGSAILRDATGSRLKRPIKMSHLKPYIRGSNEKDNHYFLQGAVVVDHDYIGVSERPYNPSQQDPIAEEEINAYARGVMSAAQMPPSACKDQDSTDGKHQSEATEDHCIEPNNAKPEQWPSPCWTLQTKIEDT; from the exons aaaataaattgttctatgtcggaaaagacagaaaacaaatgcgCCTGGTAATTGTTTcagatgaagagaagaaaaaggttcTTGCGAAATGCCATGAAAATGCTGCAGGCACTCATCACGGTATATCAAGGACACTGACTTTAGTGGAATCTAATTACTACTGGACCTCTGTAACAAATGATGTCAAACAGTGG GTATATGCATGCCAGCATTGCCAAGTGGCAAAGAATACGACCACCACCACACCCAAACCGCACCCTATCAAAGCAGAGGACCCCTGGACAGCAGTCACTGTAGCCCTAGTGGGACCTTTTAATGTTACCAGCAGAAGCCACAAGTATATCATAATCATGATAGATTTGTTCACAAAATGGGCTGTTATTTTGCCTCTGCATGAcacttcagcagctgaaattgCTAAGGCAATCATcagtgtatttttcttatatggACCACCTCAAAAAATGCCTATTGATCAAGGGAAGGAGCTTGCTCATCAG ACTGATGAAGTAAATGAAAGAACATGCAAGACAATCAAAGCTTTCCTTAACAAATACTGCACAGACCATCCAAATGATTGGGATGAACATTTGTCTGCTATTGCCTATGCTTTCAATTTGACTAATTTG GAGCCAGATCAAACCACTCCCTATTTCCAAATGTTTAATCGTAACCCGTATGTTGTTGAACCAATGAATGTATGTATGGAAGAAGATAATATGtttgccaaaatatttgaaGCAACCAAAAGAGCCAGTCAAGcactggaagaagagaaaacctCAGATTGTCAG GTGGAGAAAACGTCTTcagatgaacagaaaaacagaaacaaaatcactgTCAAAAAGAAGCCAAAGCAATTAAATACCCTTCAACTTAAAGTTGGTCATGAAGTcctcagacaaagaaaaaactggTGGAAAGATGGTCGTTTCCAGTCAGAGTGGGTCGGTCCTTGTATTATAGATTATATCACAGATAATGGTTCTGCAATATTAAGAGATGCTACAGGATCCAGGTTGAAAAGACCCATCAAGATGTCTCACCTCAAGCCATACATAAGAGGGTCCAATGAAAAAG ACAACCACTACTTCTTACAAGGTGCAGTAGTTGTTGACCATGATTATATTGGCGTATCTGAAAGACCATATAATCCAAGCCAGCAAGACCCTATTgctgaagaggaaataaatgccTATGCGAGAGGAGTCATGTCTGCTGCGCAAATGCCACCTTCAGCCTGCAAAGACCAAGATTCAACAGATGGTAAACATCAGTCTGAGGCGACAGAAGATCATTGCATTGAACCAAACAATGCAAAGCCAGAGCAATGGCCTTCACCTTGCTGGACACTTCAGACCAAGATAGAAGACACTTAA
- the GIN1 gene encoding gypsy retrotransposon integrase-like protein 1 isoform X3, giving the protein MKRRKRFLRNAMKMLQALITVYACQHCQVAKNTTTTTPKPHPIKAEDPWTAVTVALVGPFNVTSRSHKYIIIMIDLFTKWAVILPLHDTSAAEIAKAIISVFFLYGPPQKMPIDQGKELAHQINKELFALFGMKQIVLSYPQTDEVNERTCKTIKAFLNKYCTDHPNDWDEHLSAIAYAFNLTNLEPDQTTPYFQMFNRNPYVVEPMNVCMEEDNMFAKIFEATKRASQALEEEKTSDCQVEKTSSDEQKNRNKITVKKKPKQLNTLQLKVGHEVLRQRKNWWKDGRFQSEWVGPCIIDYITDNGSAILRDATGSRLKRPIKMSHLKPYIRGSNEKDNHYFLQGAVVVDHDYIGVSERPYNPSQQDPIAEEEINAYARGVMSAAQMPPSACKDQDSTDGKHQSEATEDHCIEPNNAKPEQWPSPCWTLQTKIEDT; this is encoded by the exons atgaagagaagaaaaaggttcTTGCGAAATGCCATGAAAATGCTGCAGGCACTCATCACG GTATATGCATGCCAGCATTGCCAAGTGGCAAAGAATACGACCACCACCACACCCAAACCGCACCCTATCAAAGCAGAGGACCCCTGGACAGCAGTCACTGTAGCCCTAGTGGGACCTTTTAATGTTACCAGCAGAAGCCACAAGTATATCATAATCATGATAGATTTGTTCACAAAATGGGCTGTTATTTTGCCTCTGCATGAcacttcagcagctgaaattgCTAAGGCAATCATcagtgtatttttcttatatggACCACCTCAAAAAATGCCTATTGATCAAGGGAAGGAGCTTGCTCATCAG ataaaCAAAGAACTATTTGCACTGTTTGGAATGAAACAAATAGTATTGTCTTATCCTCAGACTGATGAAGTAAATGAAAGAACATGCAAGACAATCAAAGCTTTCCTTAACAAATACTGCACAGACCATCCAAATGATTGGGATGAACATTTGTCTGCTATTGCCTATGCTTTCAATTTGACTAATTTG GAGCCAGATCAAACCACTCCCTATTTCCAAATGTTTAATCGTAACCCGTATGTTGTTGAACCAATGAATGTATGTATGGAAGAAGATAATATGtttgccaaaatatttgaaGCAACCAAAAGAGCCAGTCAAGcactggaagaagagaaaacctCAGATTGTCAG GTGGAGAAAACGTCTTcagatgaacagaaaaacagaaacaaaatcactgTCAAAAAGAAGCCAAAGCAATTAAATACCCTTCAACTTAAAGTTGGTCATGAAGTcctcagacaaagaaaaaactggTGGAAAGATGGTCGTTTCCAGTCAGAGTGGGTCGGTCCTTGTATTATAGATTATATCACAGATAATGGTTCTGCAATATTAAGAGATGCTACAGGATCCAGGTTGAAAAGACCCATCAAGATGTCTCACCTCAAGCCATACATAAGAGGGTCCAATGAAAAAG ACAACCACTACTTCTTACAAGGTGCAGTAGTTGTTGACCATGATTATATTGGCGTATCTGAAAGACCATATAATCCAAGCCAGCAAGACCCTATTgctgaagaggaaataaatgccTATGCGAGAGGAGTCATGTCTGCTGCGCAAATGCCACCTTCAGCCTGCAAAGACCAAGATTCAACAGATGGTAAACATCAGTCTGAGGCGACAGAAGATCATTGCATTGAACCAAACAATGCAAAGCCAGAGCAATGGCCTTCACCTTGCTGGACACTTCAGACCAAGATAGAAGACACTTAA